The Halodesulfovibrio marinisediminis DSM 17456 genomic interval TTCAAGTCTTTGCAGACTATATTGCGAAGAACAACCTGAAGGTTACTCCGCAACGCATGCTGATTGTAGAAGTGTTTTTAAAAGATGAAGGACACTTAACTACAGAAGAATTGTACGAACGTGTTAAAAAGGCTGATCCATCTGTTGGTCAGGCAACCGTGTACAGAACAATGAAGCTGCTTTGTGACTCTGGTATCGCTAAAGAAGTTCATTTTGGCGATGGAGTAGCTCGATACGAGCAAAGTTACGGCAGTAAGCATCATGATCATTTGATTTGTGAGCGCTGCGGAAAGAATCTGGAAGTAATAGACGACCAGATAGAACGTTTGCAGGACGAACTGGCTGCCAAGCATGGTTTTGTTCTGACCAGTCACAGAATGTACCTATACGGTGTGTGTAGTGACTGCCGATCAAGCAAGTAATACGATTTCTTATTGATTACAGTGAAGCGGAGGAACTTAGTTCCTCCGCTTTTTTTGTGTGATTGAAAGAAAATCATGATGGCTGTTTCTTTCATGTCTGACT includes:
- a CDS encoding Fur family transcriptional regulator → MKEPIQVFADYIAKNNLKVTPQRMLIVEVFLKDEGHLTTEELYERVKKADPSVGQATVYRTMKLLCDSGIAKEVHFGDGVARYEQSYGSKHHDHLICERCGKNLEVIDDQIERLQDELAAKHGFVLTSHRMYLYGVCSDCRSSK